Below is a genomic region from Cucurbita pepo subsp. pepo cultivar mu-cu-16 unplaced genomic scaffold, ASM280686v2 Cp4.1_scaffold001685, whole genome shotgun sequence.
CCGATTCAGACAGAGATGGGTTCATCGATGAGAAGGATTTCGAACAGCTCATCGATTATGCAGAGAAACGCCAATACACcgtgatttaaatttttaggatTTCTGTCTTTGCTTTATCTTTTAAGCTGAAATTAAGTTtgcatttatttctttttttgtttgaactcATTGTTGTCTATTATTTAAGGTATTGCATATGAGCACGAGGAACTGTTTTTTGAATAAAGGACATTATTCTTCAATTAAATTGCCACACTTTTTGTACAAATAagcaagaaagagagaaaattttgaatgggTCACCCAATATAAAATTGTTCTAAGCAAAAACACGTTTAATTATGGAGTTAATTAATCTAAAGCACGTAGAATGAAGAGAGGAAACCGACAAGAGATAGGAGGGAGTGGACATGGGGTGGAGCCCTTACCTTATCGTAATTGAGGGGCAGCCAAGGGAAAGCGAAGTAGGCTAAAAATTACAGGGCGCATAGCCCTTTAGCACCATGACTTTTGGGTGTACTGGATAGAGATGTACAAGAAACACAGTTTCAGATGTGCCTTGCCTTTGCCACCACCAAGAACATGACAGCCACTGCCCCTCCTCTTAACTTTGTTCTCTAATCTGGACTAACCTTTGTTTTGGGGGCATGTCCCTCCAAACCATGGACCACCCTGCACCTCCCCTGTTTATTTACTGCTTCGTTTATCAGCTTTCTACTTCACTTGTATCAAGAACGCTCGCAGAAGCTGGAAACAAACAAGTATGCCATTTGGGTTACGCTCATTGGGTGAGGAAATGCAGGCTGGTGTTGTGCTTACAAATGATGCAATAAAGACTCTGTGCACCAAAACCTCTCCCCTCTCTGCATGTTCttaatttgaaaagttttCCAGTTCTATTAAACAACTAAACGCCACAACAAAAGCTTCACAactttttcatatattttggCAGACATAATTCAAAAGAAGTATCAAAATCTTCCAAAAGGTGAACAAGAAATTACAAATTCACCACAGTAATTTCCTTTCATGCTTTGCAAATTACCACAAAACATGGAAGCAAAGCTCTAGGATTCAGCAAATAAAGCTCTTCTATATTTGAATGCAGCCCAACTTTTCCTGCCAATGAATCAAACCCTGTCTGCCCAGCCATTTCTTGTATGTTCTCCAATGGCCTGTGAACTCTCCCTGCAATCACTCTGCAAACTACCATCGCCTTCCTCACCATCCCCCCCTCCTCCCCCCCTCCCGACGCCTCGATCGAGGTGAATGCTCTTGCACTTGTCGAAGTTGTGAACACGCCTATCCCTTCTTTCATCTCTGTCTTTGCCGAGAATCCGTTGCGTATGATCCTGCATACGCAACACTTCTCCGATATGCAGAGGCTGGAGGAGCCATTCAAGCCGAGGGAGCACGCAACTGTCGTGCCGTAGAATCGCAGCAGCTCGTTTCCATCGGCAAGGCACCGAGGGTGCTTCTTCGGGAGCTTGCTGGCTTTGATCTTAACCGTCTCACGATGCTCCTCAAACCGGGCTAGCGTTCGTTGCATATTGTGAACTTTGAGTACTCTTTCAATCCGACCAGATTGATTCTCAGACTTTAACCAGCTTGTCCTGCATATGATCTCCACAATTTTCCTTGATGAATCTCCTTCCACAAGCTCAGTCACTGAAAACGGAAGAACAAACCGTATATGAAATTACCATGAATCTAAAAGTTCAATCAAACAAACCATATAATTAATCTTTCATACAGAGACCCAGATGAAATAACAAGATAACAAGGATCAGAATGCTAAAATTACAAGGACTACAATGAACAAGAAAGATGAAATAGAGTGAACTGGATTAGGTAGAAGATGAACATACTTTCGCAGTTGCCAAACAGGAATTTTCcaggaaaatgaagaagaaacgaaATTGAAACGAGGATTTTGAGTGTTTTTACCAGCATGTTTAGAAAGATGATGAGCTTCAGCAGCATCCCATTTGTTGAACTGCTCTCCACATTTATGACAAGTGACCGCAGAAGAAGATCTATTCCCATCAATCTCGGTCTCCAATGAGATTCTGTTACTCGTATGGActccacctccaccaccgAGGCTGCGAgctccaccgccgccgccagaTTTATTGGAGCTACCAAATCCCTCTCTGAAAGGGAACTTTCTGGAAGAAGACCTAAAGGAAGGATTGAAGTAATGCATTGTGGGGTGGCCACCGGGGCCCGGCGTACCCGGTGTCAGAGTACCCACAAAAGTGGAGGCGGCGGGACGATCTGTGAGGGGTTCATCGGCGGAGGAAGGCACATCTGGTGGGAAAGCGCCGTGAAATCCGGTGATTTTGAGCTCGCACCTTGAGTTAGTGAGAATGACTTCATGGGTTATTGGGTTGAGAAACTCACTGCTGCCAATGGATCTTGGACTGCAACTTGGGGGCTTATCCAAATGCCTCTTGCTGCCGCCATGGATGACATCTTTGAGATTTGCAATGGACCTGGAACAACCCGATCTTCCTACCCCTGTTTTTCTTGTCAAAATGGCGCCTAGATTTCTTCTGGTTTTTGGGTCATGAACTTCGGATGGCCCTGATTTGCAGTGCAGAGATTTCTTCAAGGACAACCAAACTGTTGgcatattgtatttttttgccCGTCTTCAAAGATAACAAGACAACCCCATGATCTTCAAAGATGAGCTACAGAAAAGATAGATTGTTTGAATGGGAGCTGAACATTTCGGAGGAGATGAGGGAACcaaagatataatatttgttttatatatgaagagaaaaCGGAGGGTTGATGAGTGAAGCCATAAATGTTACTGAGGAAGGGCAGGGAAAGATCCCATATCGGACAACCTCAAAGCGGGGGGTTTCATGGGCATTCATTGCTTTTTATCTCATTTCGAATTATtgcctcttttttttctcttcttgttGGAATTCAAAGATTTTCAATACCTCTCACATTTAAGATCCAATAGATATTGTTATTAACTCATGGATTCATTAATA
It encodes:
- the LOC111786450 gene encoding uncharacterized protein LOC111786450, which produces MPTVWLSLKKSLHCKSGPSEVHDPKTRRNLGAILTRKTGVGRSGCSRSIANLKDVIHGGSKRHLDKPPSCSPRSIGSSEFLNPITHEVILTNSRCELKITGFHGAFPPDVPSSADEPLTDRPAASTFVGTLTPGTPGPGGHPTMHYFNPSFRSSSRKFPFREGFGSSNKSGGGGGARSLGGGGGVHTSNRISLETEIDGNRSSSAVTCHKCGEQFNKWDAAEAHHLSKHAVTELVEGDSSRKIVEIICRTSWLKSENQSGRIERVLKVHNMQRTLARFEEHRETVKIKASKLPKKHPRCLADGNELLRFYGTTVACSLGLNGSSSLCISEKCCVCRIIRNGFSAKTEMKEGIGVFTTSTSARAFTSIEASGGGEEGGMVRKAMVVCRVIAGRVHRPLENIQEMAGQTGFDSLAGKVGLHSNIEELYLLNPRALLPCFVVICKA